In Lepus europaeus isolate LE1 unplaced genomic scaffold, mLepTim1.pri SCAFFOLD_28, whole genome shotgun sequence, a single genomic region encodes these proteins:
- the LOC133754692 gene encoding MLV-related proviral Env polyprotein-like, with protein sequence MVVVNSSPHIPYHITWQLINLRTGAIVNSTSGFNVLSDYFPELYFDLCQLFDADDVCVGKGGTYVCPGGKNGKSLPGCGGPEVGYCEKWGCETTGSAHWKPSSSWDLITIGAAPGIIFSNCGGRDCSTCINGTLGRCHLQILRFTDKGKQDKWVGPKSWDIYLYRPARDPFALFALNQMVAVATVSVGPNKILTDQRSPTSPHFAKGKSLGQVLVRNRPSQTPASSQSSLASPTTVFPNKHVVATPPPPGPENSSLPGTGHRLLNLIHGAFQALNGSDPDRTRDCWLCLASPPPYYEGVAVIGNWTNHTIAPPQCTNLPSHRLTLPEVSGQGLCVGSIPPQYQGLCNKTMTLKPGTYYLTGPNGTFWACNTGLTPCLAGQAHNQTHEWCVMVEVWPRVTLHDPEEVYRQYEGNLRLPREPLTITLALILGELIVRGIGAGIGTGAAALSKTNQFHLLQQAMHSDLQALEESVSALEKSLTSLSDVVLQNRRGLDLVFLKEGGLCAALKEECCFYADRTGVVRDSMAKLRERLKQRQSHFEAGQSWFQSWFNSSPWLTTLISTITGPLIILLLILTFGPCIINRLLQFINSRLSITHALVLTQQYQSLKREDIEQTF encoded by the coding sequence ATGGTTGTAGTAAACTCAAGTCCTCATATCCCTTATCATATTACTTGGCAGCTTATTAATTTAAGAACCGGAGCAATTGTCAATAGCACCTCTGGTTTTAATGTTCTTAGTGATTATTTTCCTGAATTGTATTTTGACCTTTGTCAACTTTTTGATGCTGACGATGTATGTGTTGGGAAGGGAGGAACCTATGTCTGTCCAgggggaaagaatggaaaatccCTTCCTGGTTGCGGGGGCCCCGAAGTAGGATACTGTGAAAAatggggatgtgaaaccactggAAGTGCACACTGGAAACCCTCCTCTTCATGGGACCTGATTACTATCGGGGCGGCTCCAGGTATAATATTTAGTAACTGTGGGGGTAGGGACTGTAGTACTTGTATAAATGGGACGTTGGGTAGGTGTCACCTCCAGATCCTTCGcttcacagataagggaaaacaggACAAATGGGTCGGGCCTAAGTCATGGGACATATACTTGTATAGACCGGCCAGAGACCCCTTTGCCCTATTCGCCTTGAACCAGATGGTTGCTGTCGCAACTGTATCGGTTggaccaaataaaatattaacagatcAGAGGAGCCCAACCTCCCCACACTTTGCAAAGGGGAAATCTCTTGGGCAGGTACTTGTCAGAAATCGGCCCAGTCAgacgcctgccagcagtcagtccAGTCTGGCTTCCCCGACAACCGTTTTCCCGAATAAGCACGTAGTAGCAACGCCTCCTCCGCCCGGCCCTGAAAATTCCTCCTTACCCGGAACGGGGCATAGGCTCCTCAACCTAATACATGGGGCCTTCCAAGCATTGAATGGCTCTGACCCCGATAGGACCCGGGATTGCTGGCTGTGCCTAgcctcacctcccccttattatgagggagtAGCTGTCATTGGAAATTGGACCAACCATACTATTGCCCCTCCCCAGTGCACCAATTTGCCATCCCACCGCCTAACTCTTCCAGAAGTGTCAGGGCAGGGACTCTGTGTAGGCTCCATTCCCCCTCAATATCAGGGCCTCTGTAATAAAACTATGACcctcaaaccaggcacctatTATTTAACAGGACCAAATGGAACATTTTGGGCATGCAATACAGGCCTAACCCCCTGCTTGGCAGGACAagctcataatcaaactcatgaaTGGTGCGTCATGGTTGAAGTATGGCCTCGGGTCACATTACATGACCCTGAGGAAGTCTACCGACAATATGAGGGAAATCTTCGGCTCCCTAGGGAACCCCTAACAATAACCCTAGCCCTCATATTGGGAGAACTCATAGTCAGGGGCATTGGggcaggcataggtaccggagcCGCTGCCCTGTCTAAGACAAATCAGTTTCACCTGTTACAACaagctatgcattcagatttacAAGCTTTAGAAGAATCTGTCAGTGCCTTGGAAAAGTCCTTAACTTCACTCTCCGATgtagtattacaaaatagaagggggctggacctggtatttttaaaggaaggaggactctgtgcagccctaaaggaagagtgttgtttctatgcggATCGCACTGGAGTGGTCAGAGACAGCATGGCAAAATTAAGGGAGAGACTAAAACAACGACAGAGCCATTTTGAGGCAGGACAGTCCTGGTTTCAGAGCTGGTTTAACTCATCCCCTTGGTTAACAACCTTAATCTCCACCATCACAGGGCCCTTGATAATATTACTTTTAATCTTAACCTttggaccctgcataataaataggcttcttcagtttattaacagTAGACTGTCTATCACCCATGccctggtcctgacccagcagtaccaaagtttaaaaagagaagaCATAGAACAAACATTTTAG